The stretch of DNA CGGAGTATGATTTGGCGCCGGGAGGTGTGCTCTTCAGGGAGGCTAAGTTCATGCTGGCAACTATGTTTAGTTCGACGTCGATTGTCCATGCTTATCGCTCTTGTAATTCTGTGACACATACACTAGCTCGCTTTGGTCGTGAACGGGACCCGGATCATCCAATCATTTGGATgccatcaaaaaaaaattgaatcatGATCCAGCAATCCAACAGCATCTACACGTTTATTGCGTTTGGTTACTCACTGGAAAATCCTCCTTATTATTTAATTTGACACACTGGAAATTTAAGCACGCAGCATCTTTTTGGCAGCTCGCCGATCAGCAGCGATCCAtgtgcagggcggcggcggcggaggctttGTCTATATCTCGCCGTCCCAGAGCTCCTCGAGGGACTTGTACTGCCCGTGCTCGGTGATGTAGCGGCGGCCCTGGTTGATCTTCCGCTGGGGGATCTTGCTGATCCGCTGCCTCTCCTTCTCCGTCAGCTCCCAGCCCACGATGTCCAGGTTCTCCCTCATCCGGGCCTCGTCGAAGCTCTTCACGATCAGGCAGTCGCCCTGCTCGTACACCCACCGCAGGCACACCTGACAACAAGATCATCAAACCCTTCATCATCAgtagctggaggctggaggcgAGATCGACCATGGCGTCAGCGGAGCGTGCGTGCCTGGGCGACGGTCTTGCCCTTGGCCCTGGCGATCTCGTGCAGGACGCCGGAGTCCATCACCGAGTCGCTGCCCCAGTGCGTACCCTTGGCGCCCAGCGGCGAGTAGGCGCACAGCTGGATGCCCTTCCCGTTGCAGAACTCCCTCAGCTTCCTCTGCTGCCACACCGGGTTGATCTCGACCTGGTTGACCGCGGGCGGCACGGTGGCGAAGGAGAGCAGCGCCTCCAGCTTCCTGCAGGAGAAGTTGCAGACGCCGATGGCCCTGGCGAGGCCCAGGCGGTGGCACTCCTCCATGGCCTCCCACACGCCGCGCATGTCGAAGGGCTCGAAGTCCTCGGCCGTGAAGGGCGCCGTGAACCGCCCGGCCTTCATGGTCACCGGCCAGTGGACCATGTACAGGTCCACGTACTCCATCTGGAGATTGCTGCACACACGGGTAGGCAAGCGTGGCAGTTAAACTCAAACGCCAAGTCGTTGAAGGCCCAGCCGAGACAGGGAGGAGATCGAGAGGCAACAAACAGGCAAGTGAGCGGAGCGCACGGCACCTGAGCGTCCGGCGGAGGGCCGGGAGCACCCTGTCGGGGTGGGCGTCGGCGCACCAGACCTTGGAGgtgacgaagagctcgccgcgggaGACGACCCCCGTGTgcacggcctcggcggcggcctccccgaTGGGCCCCTCGGTGGCGTAGTGCGCCGCCGTGTCGAAGTGGCGGTAGCCGAGCTGCATGGCGCGGAGCACCGCGCGGCGGACGGGGTCCGGCAGGGGCCCCTGCACCGCCGTTCCCAGGCCGATCCGCGGCAGGCCGCACGGGGCTCGCTCGGTGGCGGCGCTCATGGTCCCCTTCCCCAGCACACAACTCAATCCGGCCTCTCTGCGCTAGGCGTGCCGCGTGCGTGTCTGAGAGTGTCGACACCACTTGGCTGCTTTGTTGGTGTCCCAGTACATGCCGGGCACGGCGTATATATACACGTCCATGCCTCGTTGGAGCTGGCGCCTCGCTCGGCCGCCCTCATGCAATGCCT from Panicum virgatum strain AP13 chromosome 9K, P.virgatum_v5, whole genome shotgun sequence encodes:
- the LOC120646726 gene encoding deoxymugineic acid synthase 1-like, coding for MSAATERAPCGLPRIGLGTAVQGPLPDPVRRAVLRAMQLGYRHFDTAAHYATEGPIGEAAAEAVHTGVVSRGELFVTSKVWCADAHPDRVLPALRRTLSNLQMEYVDLYMVHWPVTMKAGRFTAPFTAEDFEPFDMRGVWEAMEECHRLGLARAIGVCNFSCRKLEALLSFATVPPAVNQVEINPVWQQRKLREFCNGKGIQLCAYSPLGAKGTHWGSDSVMDSGVLHEIARAKGKTVAQVCLRWVYEQGDCLIVKSFDEARMRENLDIVGWELTEKERQRISKIPQRKINQGRRYITEHGQYKSLEELWDGEI